The Deinococcus sonorensis KR-87 genome includes a window with the following:
- a CDS encoding diacylglycerol/lipid kinase family protein yields MSLPAPARRVLLLKNPKSGQGNADVDAFTAMLQTRGYEVTERLLDDPERNAEHVRDAREYQALVVAGGDGTVSSIAYEAREMNVPLLAFPAGTANLIAQNLNLPTTPDALADVLDGGNILRTDLAELRSGDLTWGFTLMAGAGIDAAMIKDSEELKPRFGAMAYLLSALKQFTPQQVNFRLELDGKLIETRGISVMFANFGMANFRLPVASGIDPSDGRLAVIVLKGLTPLSLLPTLIDSVRSRLNLGDPMFEDRLELYECREATLMADQQLPLQYDGELQDAALPASVRVLPGAARFLTQGTHEDLTT; encoded by the coding sequence ATGAGTCTCCCCGCTCCTGCACGCCGGGTGCTGCTGCTCAAAAACCCGAAATCAGGCCAGGGCAACGCCGACGTCGACGCCTTCACAGCGATGCTCCAGACCCGCGGCTATGAGGTCACGGAACGTCTGCTGGACGACCCGGAGCGCAACGCGGAACACGTGCGGGACGCGCGCGAGTATCAGGCGCTGGTGGTGGCGGGCGGGGACGGCACCGTCAGCTCGATCGCCTACGAGGCCCGCGAGATGAACGTCCCGCTGCTCGCCTTTCCTGCAGGAACGGCGAACCTGATTGCCCAGAATCTGAATCTCCCGACCACGCCGGACGCCCTGGCGGACGTGCTCGACGGCGGAAACATCCTCAGGACCGACCTGGCCGAACTGCGTTCCGGCGACCTCACGTGGGGCTTCACCCTGATGGCTGGCGCAGGGATCGACGCCGCCATGATCAAGGACAGCGAGGAGCTCAAGCCGCGTTTTGGCGCGATGGCGTATCTGCTCAGCGCGCTCAAGCAGTTCACGCCACAGCAGGTCAATTTTCGTCTGGAACTCGACGGGAAGCTCATCGAGACCCGAGGCATCTCGGTGATGTTCGCCAACTTCGGGATGGCCAATTTTCGCCTGCCGGTGGCCAGCGGCATCGACCCCTCGGACGGGCGGCTGGCCGTCATTGTGTTGAAGGGGCTGACGCCGCTCAGCCTGCTCCCCACCCTGATCGACAGTGTACGCAGCCGCCTGAATCTGGGTGACCCCATGTTCGAGGACCGGCTGGAGCTCTACGAATGCCGGGAGGCGACCCTGATGGCCGACCAACAGCTTCCCCTCCAGTACGATGGCGAACTTCAGGACGCGGCCCTTCCAGCCAGCGTGCGCGTCTTGCCGGGTGCGGCGCGGTTTTTGACCCAGGGAACGCACGAGGACCTGACCACCTGA
- a CDS encoding alpha/beta hydrolase, producing the protein MNPPPAERRRARRLLRAGLLVLLGAAAYRLLRPARRRPEPLPDHTLPPLDSRMKLIGTLLQRAPGPSMSDITPEELIERSSTPHSGLMFRLITGWPRRGVRREDRTVPGRAGPIPVRVYTPERPARAPRPLVLAFHGGGWAQGELNMADWMSSTVAADLDAVVVSVGYRLAPAHPFPAAVEDCFDVLTWSAANMASLGAEGRIGVMGESAGGNLAAVVCLLARDQGGPAIHHQALIYPATDLGFESESRRTHTHQIILTRADMQAYERFYLPEGTPNTDWRISPLRAPSHEGLPPALIQVAGYDPLHDDGVRYAEVLRAAGVPVVLDAYPSMPHGFTNFPYFSRDARPAMRQVVAQQRQFLKAGPP; encoded by the coding sequence ATGAACCCACCTCCTGCTGAACGGCGGCGTGCCCGTCGCCTCCTCCGGGCCGGCCTGCTGGTCCTGCTCGGGGCCGCCGCGTATCGCCTGCTCCGCCCGGCCCGGCGGCGTCCCGAGCCGCTCCCGGACCACACGCTTCCCCCGCTGGATTCCCGGATGAAGCTGATCGGCACCCTGCTTCAACGGGCGCCCGGCCCGTCCATGTCCGACATCACCCCCGAGGAGCTGATCGAGCGGTCCAGCACCCCGCACTCGGGGCTGATGTTCCGCCTGATCACCGGCTGGCCCCGGCGCGGGGTGCGTCGGGAGGACCGGACCGTGCCGGGGCGTGCCGGCCCGATCCCGGTGCGCGTCTACACCCCGGAGCGTCCTGCCCGTGCGCCCAGACCGCTGGTCCTGGCATTTCACGGGGGCGGGTGGGCTCAGGGGGAGCTGAACATGGCCGACTGGATGAGCAGCACGGTCGCGGCCGACCTGGACGCCGTGGTGGTCTCGGTGGGGTACCGCCTGGCACCGGCCCATCCCTTCCCGGCCGCGGTCGAGGACTGCTTCGATGTCCTGACGTGGAGTGCCGCGAACATGGCCTCGCTCGGCGCCGAAGGCCGGATCGGGGTGATGGGGGAGAGTGCCGGCGGCAACCTCGCGGCGGTGGTCTGCCTGCTCGCCCGCGACCAGGGCGGCCCGGCCATTCACCATCAGGCGCTGATCTACCCGGCCACCGACCTGGGCTTCGAGTCGGAGTCGCGCCGCACGCACACCCATCAGATCATCCTGACCCGCGCGGACATGCAGGCCTACGAGCGCTTCTACCTCCCCGAAGGGACCCCGAACACCGACTGGCGGATCTCGCCCCTGCGCGCCCCGAGCCACGAGGGGCTGCCCCCCGCGCTGATTCAGGTGGCCGGGTACGACCCGCTGCACGACGACGGTGTGCGGTATGCCGAGGTGCTGCGCGCGGCGGGCGTCCCGGTGGTGCTGGACGCCTACCCCTCCATGCCGCACGGGTTCACCAACTTCCCGTACTTCAGCCGGGACGCCCGCCCGGCCATGCGGCAGGTGGTGGCCCAGCAGCGTCAGTTCCTGAAGGCAGGACCTCCGTAA
- a CDS encoding class Ib ribonucleoside-diphosphate reductase assembly flavoprotein NrdI: MQLVFESLTGNVRRLAGRVARQAGLPDALDLRHAVPQGDYLLLTYTFQRGTVPGATSAFLARHSAGLRGVVASGSYHWGDTFARAADLIAAHYHVPVVAKVNKAGSDADVARIVRWVQAHHRPSLSPDMLEAAWTPGSN; this comes from the coding sequence ATGCAGCTGGTCTTTGAGTCCCTGACCGGCAACGTCCGCCGCCTGGCCGGCCGGGTGGCGCGGCAGGCCGGCCTGCCGGACGCGCTGGACCTGCGGCACGCCGTGCCACAGGGGGACTACCTGCTGCTGACCTACACCTTCCAGCGCGGCACGGTGCCCGGCGCCACCAGCGCCTTTCTCGCCCGGCACAGCGCGGGCCTGCGCGGGGTGGTCGCCAGCGGCTCGTACCACTGGGGCGACACCTTCGCGCGCGCCGCGGACCTGATCGCCGCCCACTATCACGTGCCGGTCGTGGCGAAGGTCAACAAGGCCGGCAGCGACGCGGATGTCGCCCGGATCGTCCGGTGGGTGCAGGCCCACCACCGCCCTTCTCTCTCACCCGACATGCTGGAGGCCGCATGGACCCCTGGATCGAACTGA
- the nrdE gene encoding class 1b ribonucleoside-diphosphate reductase subunit alpha, whose amino-acid sequence MDPWIELNNKVLAGATVDTRHDLDALQVYFRDRVNPNTAVFGSLDEKIRSLTEQGIWDGSVFERYTPAEVQAVFDEADAQQFRFRSFMGAYKFYSEYATMTPDRSRWLERYEDRMAITALARADSGREALELVHHLVNQTFTPATPTLMNSGKANTGRLVSCFLLQDCTDNLDSITKTLSFVAELSKGGGGIGVDVSNLRARGESLRGIQNVTKGVMGVAKMLDNMLRYADQAGQRPGAGAIYLSVMHADFLDTLNAKKIATDEDARLKTLSVGATIPDVFMDKVRAGEDIYQFYPHSLWQETGQAFTSIDWTRDYQALADNPRIRKKRVSARRVLEDIAITQGESGYPYLLFEGNANRANPLPNVGSIKMSNLCSEILQPTLPSTFHAYGQEHRDVIGLDVSCNLASLVIEQTVASGDIGRVVRSAVRLLDNVARSTSVHEVPAVKKANEQMRSIGLGAMGLHSFLAANELMYGSPEALEFVDVFFAAAHYHARKTSMEIARDTGFVFAGFEGSRYHSGEHFQQYLEQDFLPKTPEVARLFHGHVLPTRADWQQLVQDIQQFGLAHSFVMAVAPTGSISYVSHASASIMPITEKVETRTSNKARTIYPMPHLNETTEWYYEEAYDLDQRRVLDTVAAAQRHVDQGISCTLFVPGTVTTRTLQRYYLYAYRLGLKTLYYTRLRKTSVQDCLSCVV is encoded by the coding sequence ATGGACCCCTGGATCGAACTGAACAACAAGGTGCTGGCCGGCGCCACCGTGGACACCCGGCACGACCTCGACGCCCTGCAGGTGTACTTCCGGGACCGCGTCAACCCGAACACGGCCGTGTTCGGCAGCCTGGACGAGAAAATCAGGAGCCTCACCGAGCAGGGCATCTGGGACGGCAGCGTCTTCGAGCGGTACACGCCCGCGGAGGTGCAGGCGGTCTTCGATGAGGCGGACGCCCAGCAGTTCCGCTTCCGCTCGTTCATGGGCGCCTACAAGTTCTACAGCGAGTACGCCACCATGACGCCCGACCGGTCCCGCTGGCTGGAGCGCTACGAGGACCGCATGGCCATCACCGCCCTGGCCCGCGCGGACTCCGGCCGGGAGGCGCTGGAACTGGTGCATCACCTGGTGAACCAGACCTTCACCCCGGCGACCCCCACCCTGATGAACAGCGGGAAGGCCAACACCGGCCGGCTGGTGAGCTGCTTTCTGCTGCAGGACTGCACCGACAACCTCGACTCGATCACCAAGACGCTGAGCTTCGTGGCGGAGCTCAGCAAGGGGGGCGGCGGCATCGGGGTGGACGTCAGCAACCTGCGCGCCCGCGGCGAGAGCCTGCGCGGCATCCAGAACGTCACCAAGGGCGTGATGGGCGTCGCGAAGATGCTGGACAACATGCTGCGCTACGCCGACCAGGCGGGCCAGCGGCCGGGGGCGGGCGCCATCTACCTGAGCGTCATGCACGCGGACTTCCTGGACACCCTCAACGCCAAGAAGATCGCCACCGATGAGGACGCGCGCCTCAAGACGCTCAGCGTGGGCGCGACCATCCCCGACGTGTTCATGGACAAGGTGCGCGCGGGCGAGGACATCTACCAGTTCTACCCGCACTCGCTGTGGCAGGAGACCGGGCAGGCCTTCACCAGCATCGACTGGACGCGCGACTATCAGGCGCTGGCCGACAACCCGCGCATCCGCAAGAAGCGCGTGTCGGCCCGCCGGGTGCTGGAGGACATCGCCATCACCCAGGGCGAGAGCGGGTACCCTTACCTGCTGTTCGAGGGCAACGCCAACCGCGCGAACCCGCTGCCCAACGTGGGCAGCATCAAGATGAGCAACCTGTGCAGCGAGATCCTGCAGCCGACCCTGCCCAGCACCTTTCACGCGTACGGGCAGGAGCACCGCGACGTGATCGGCCTGGACGTGTCGTGCAACCTGGCGTCGCTGGTGATCGAGCAGACCGTGGCGAGCGGCGACATCGGGCGGGTGGTGCGCTCGGCCGTGCGGCTGCTCGACAACGTGGCCCGCTCCACCAGCGTGCACGAGGTGCCGGCCGTCAAGAAAGCCAACGAGCAGATGCGCTCCATCGGCCTGGGCGCGATGGGCCTGCATTCGTTCCTGGCGGCGAACGAACTGATGTACGGCAGTCCCGAGGCGCTGGAGTTCGTGGACGTGTTCTTCGCCGCCGCGCATTATCACGCCCGCAAGACCAGCATGGAGATCGCCCGCGACACCGGCTTCGTGTTCGCGGGCTTCGAGGGCAGCCGCTACCACAGCGGCGAGCACTTCCAGCAGTACCTGGAGCAGGACTTCCTGCCGAAGACCCCGGAGGTGGCCCGGCTGTTTCACGGCCACGTGCTGCCCACCCGCGCGGACTGGCAGCAGCTGGTGCAGGACATCCAACAGTTCGGCCTGGCGCACTCGTTCGTGATGGCGGTCGCGCCCACCGGCAGCATCAGCTACGTCTCGCACGCCAGCGCCAGCATCATGCCGATCACCGAGAAAGTCGAGACGCGCACCAGCAACAAGGCGCGCACCATCTATCCGATGCCGCACCTGAACGAGACCACCGAGTGGTACTACGAGGAGGCCTACGACCTGGACCAGCGGCGGGTGCTGGACACGGTGGCGGCCGCCCAGCGGCACGTGGACCAGGGCATCAGCTGCACCCTGTTCGTGCCGGGCACCGTCACCACCCGCACGCTGCAGCGCTACTACCTCTACGCCTACCGCCTGGGCCTCAAGACGCTGTACTACACCCGCCTGCGCAAGACCAGCGTGCAGGACTGCCTCAGCTGCGTGGTGTGA
- a CDS encoding ribonucleotide-diphosphate reductase subunit beta: MSQPFSATNWSDPEDHFSATFYENYTAQLWFPDELPLTNDALAWQQLSEPERWTYIHASAGLNALDTLQGEVGMPTLRGLVHGHIRKATLQFQGMMEDIHARSYSLMNKTFLTTSQEREVFEWVQAQPQLQFKIQVIEGIFADPDRSGLGLWKKLVVSCMLETALFYSGFFYPLYLAGQGRMTSAGELFNLIIRDEALHGVYVALLAQEQYAALSGPEQASARAWYQQTLQTLYRNELAYTDVLYAGLGLQAEVERFIRFNFNVLADNLDLERPFPDEAIHPVVHNGIQTQGTTHDFFSAKGSSYARIGVEALTDDDVAALWSGGFPEDSPPAGRP, from the coding sequence ATGTCACAGCCGTTTTCCGCCACCAACTGGTCCGACCCCGAAGATCACTTCTCGGCGACCTTCTACGAGAACTACACCGCCCAGCTGTGGTTCCCCGACGAACTGCCGCTCACCAACGACGCGCTGGCGTGGCAGCAGCTCAGCGAGCCGGAGCGCTGGACCTACATCCACGCCTCGGCGGGCCTCAATGCGCTCGACACCCTGCAGGGCGAGGTGGGGATGCCCACCCTGCGCGGGCTGGTCCACGGTCACATCCGCAAGGCCACCCTGCAGTTCCAGGGGATGATGGAGGACATTCACGCGCGCAGCTACAGCCTGATGAACAAGACCTTCCTGACCACCAGCCAGGAGCGCGAGGTGTTCGAGTGGGTACAGGCCCAGCCGCAGCTGCAGTTCAAGATCCAGGTGATCGAGGGCATCTTCGCGGACCCCGACCGGTCCGGCCTGGGCCTGTGGAAGAAGCTGGTGGTGTCGTGCATGCTCGAGACGGCGCTGTTCTACAGCGGCTTCTTCTACCCGCTGTACCTGGCCGGGCAGGGCCGCATGACGTCGGCCGGGGAGCTGTTCAACCTGATCATCCGCGACGAGGCGCTGCACGGCGTGTACGTGGCCCTGCTGGCCCAGGAACAGTACGCCGCGCTGAGCGGGCCGGAGCAGGCCAGCGCGCGGGCGTGGTACCAGCAGACGCTGCAGACCCTGTACCGTAACGAGCTGGCATACACGGACGTGCTGTACGCCGGCCTCGGCCTGCAGGCCGAGGTGGAGCGCTTCATCCGCTTCAACTTCAACGTGCTGGCCGACAACCTCGACCTGGAGCGCCCCTTTCCCGACGAGGCCATCCACCCGGTGGTGCACAACGGCATCCAGACGCAGGGGACCACCCACGACTTCTTCAGCGCCAAGGGCAGCAGCTACGCGCGGATCGGCGTGGAAGCGCTGACCGACGACGACGTTGCCGCGCTGTGGTCCGGCGGCTTCCCCGAGGACAGCCCCCCGGCGGGGCGCCCATGA
- a CDS encoding thioredoxin codes for MTDRPFVLLTQDHCPACERLERMLSGPLKGQFTPQIEVVHRQRDPEEFEHLTRLHAVRSTPTLLHRPSAALLHPTGLSEVHRFFQTRLNGEETGTV; via the coding sequence ATGACGGACCGGCCCTTCGTGCTGCTCACCCAGGACCACTGCCCAGCCTGCGAGCGCCTGGAACGCATGCTCAGCGGCCCCCTGAAAGGGCAGTTCACCCCGCAGATCGAGGTGGTGCATCGCCAGCGGGATCCCGAGGAATTCGAGCACCTCACCCGGCTCCACGCCGTCCGGTCAACCCCGACCCTGCTGCACCGCCCGAGCGCGGCGCTGCTGCACCCGACCGGCCTGAGCGAGGTGCACCGGTTCTTCCAGACGCGGCTGAACGGGGAAGAGACCGGCACGGTCTGA
- a CDS encoding chemotaxis protein CheB, whose translation MPRPPPIPLVVIGGSAGALDGLMRLVADLPGDFPAAVLVVIHLPPDQPSLLPELLHSAGPLPARAAVDGEPVQAGQVYVAPPDHHLLVGPDRLQLSRGPRENRSRPSIDVLFRSAAYTHGGHVAGVLLSGMQDDGTSGLWAIKQFAGTAIVQHPEEATYPDMPLSAIRLVEVDDILPVREMGARLSGWVNTLGAREGGERMDDAERRRVELELGIAAEDNAFGAGILNQGPLSPFTCPECHGVMVQLKEGAHTRFRCHTGHSFTSSTLMSGVRQMVEDSLWSTVRALEEQVMLLEHLGKHLREAGQLDEADRLERETREALQRSELLRRVAVRKEPPP comes from the coding sequence ATGCCGCGCCCCCCTCCGATACCCCTGGTGGTGATCGGCGGTTCCGCCGGCGCGCTGGACGGCCTGATGCGGCTGGTGGCGGACCTGCCCGGCGACTTCCCGGCGGCCGTGCTGGTCGTGATCCACCTGCCCCCGGATCAGCCGAGCCTGCTGCCTGAACTGCTGCACAGCGCCGGACCGCTGCCCGCCAGGGCGGCCGTGGACGGCGAGCCGGTGCAGGCCGGCCAGGTGTACGTGGCGCCCCCCGACCACCACCTGCTGGTGGGTCCCGACCGGCTGCAGCTGTCGCGCGGCCCGAGGGAAAACCGCTCGCGGCCCAGCATCGACGTGCTGTTCCGCTCGGCCGCCTATACGCACGGCGGGCACGTGGCGGGCGTGCTGCTGTCCGGCATGCAGGACGACGGCACGTCTGGCCTGTGGGCCATCAAGCAGTTCGCGGGAACGGCCATTGTGCAGCACCCCGAGGAGGCCACGTACCCCGACATGCCACTCAGCGCCATCCGGCTGGTCGAGGTGGACGACATTCTGCCGGTGCGGGAGATGGGGGCCCGGCTCAGCGGCTGGGTGAACACCCTGGGCGCCAGGGAGGGGGGAGAGCGGATGGACGACGCGGAACGTCGGCGGGTGGAGCTGGAGCTGGGCATCGCGGCCGAGGACAACGCCTTCGGGGCGGGCATCCTGAATCAGGGCCCGCTCTCTCCGTTCACCTGCCCGGAATGTCACGGGGTGATGGTGCAGCTCAAGGAGGGCGCGCACACGCGCTTCCGCTGCCACACCGGGCACTCCTTCACGTCCAGCACGCTGATGTCCGGCGTCCGGCAGATGGTCGAGGACTCGCTGTGGTCGACCGTGCGCGCGCTCGAGGAGCAGGTGATGCTGCTGGAGCACCTCGGCAAACACCTCCGGGAGGCGGGCCAGCTGGACGAAGCCGACCGGCTTGAGCGGGAGACGAGGGAAGCCCTGCAGCGGAGCGAGCTCCTGCGGCGCGTTGCCGTCAGAAAGGAGCCCCCGCCGTAA
- a CDS encoding sensor histidine kinase, with protein MNREAEPTRALRVQAEQELHGQGPAGATPTPGDPVALLQQLQREQHELLVHQIELRLQNEELSRVNAALEQTSHDYQELFDDAPVGYLTLDETGGVCRANLTVCRMLGVERPGLLRRRLSAFLAPEEVGTFALFLRRLLDRGERQSVELWLVGANGTRFAAQLQGEVVVTADRRRTAWLILTDITLQRQAQDEVRRFNATLEARVEQRTRHIQELTAELETFVSGVTHDLMTPLRHIRSFTDRLAEQFQPLEPQQARYVQHVEHSVDRMEQQLEALLNFFRAGQGRMRFQAVQLDRVLKEVLKDLAAELEGRDVQLTAEALPVVEGDSLALRLVFANLLGNALKFTRGRTPARIGVHGCETEREVVVGVRDNGVGFDGRHKQRLFGMFQRLHRQEDFEGTGVGLALVRRVIHRHGGRVWAEGKVGEGASFWFSLPRNPTERP; from the coding sequence GTGAACAGAGAAGCCGAACCGACCCGCGCGTTGCGTGTTCAGGCAGAGCAGGAGCTGCACGGCCAGGGGCCTGCCGGAGCGACGCCGACGCCCGGCGATCCCGTGGCGTTGCTGCAGCAACTCCAGCGGGAACAGCACGAGCTGCTGGTTCATCAGATCGAGCTGCGCCTTCAGAACGAAGAATTGAGCCGCGTCAACGCCGCGCTGGAGCAGACCAGCCACGATTACCAGGAGCTGTTCGATGACGCTCCGGTCGGGTACCTGACGCTGGACGAGACGGGCGGCGTGTGCCGCGCCAACCTCACCGTGTGCCGGATGCTCGGCGTGGAGCGGCCGGGGCTGCTGCGTCGGCGGCTGTCCGCCTTTCTCGCGCCGGAGGAGGTCGGCACCTTCGCGCTGTTCCTGCGGCGCCTGCTCGACCGGGGCGAACGCCAGTCGGTCGAGCTCTGGCTGGTGGGCGCCAACGGGACCCGGTTCGCGGCCCAGCTGCAGGGGGAGGTGGTCGTGACGGCTGACCGGCGCCGCACCGCCTGGCTGATCCTCACCGACATCACCCTGCAACGTCAGGCTCAAGACGAGGTGCGGCGGTTCAATGCGACGCTGGAAGCGCGCGTGGAGCAGCGGACCCGTCACATCCAGGAACTCACCGCGGAACTGGAGACCTTCGTGTCCGGCGTGACGCATGACCTGATGACCCCCCTGCGGCACATCCGCAGCTTCACGGACCGCCTCGCGGAGCAGTTCCAGCCGCTCGAGCCGCAGCAGGCACGGTACGTGCAGCACGTCGAGCACTCGGTGGACCGCATGGAGCAGCAGCTGGAGGCGCTGCTGAACTTCTTCCGGGCGGGCCAGGGCCGCATGCGCTTTCAGGCGGTTCAGCTGGACCGGGTGCTGAAGGAAGTCCTCAAGGACCTTGCGGCGGAGCTGGAGGGCCGCGACGTCCAGCTCACGGCCGAGGCGCTGCCGGTGGTGGAGGGCGACAGTCTGGCGCTGCGGCTGGTGTTTGCGAACCTGCTGGGCAACGCGCTCAAATTCACGCGTGGCCGGACGCCGGCACGCATCGGCGTGCACGGGTGCGAGACCGAGCGCGAGGTCGTGGTCGGGGTGCGGGACAACGGGGTGGGGTTCGATGGGCGCCACAAGCAGCGGCTGTTCGGGATGTTTCAGCGGCTGCACCGCCAGGAGGACTTTGAAGGCACCGGGGTGGGCCTGGCGCTGGTCCGGCGGGTGATCCACCGGCACGGCGGGCGGGTGTGGGCCGAGGGAAAAGTCGGCGAGGGCGCCAGCTTCTGGTTCAGCCTGCCCAGGAACCCCACGGAGCGGCCCTGA